From Paenibacillus sp. PK3_47, the proteins below share one genomic window:
- a CDS encoding pectinesterase family protein — MKEIRISRTGGGDFTSVQAAVDSIPDGKEGLTVLTVEAGVYYEKLRIDKPDLRITGEGEVRFVYDDYAPKPGSDGKPMGTFASCSTSITGDNIRVDNIIFENTAGGSGKVGQAVALYVDADKAVFRNCTFLAAQDTLYLGKPKEEKVNRSGRNYFEHCRITGDIDFIFGSATAYFHECEIISLDLGKEINGYVTAAATPEDKHMGFVFHKCRLVSDAAENSVYLGRPWRDYARTVFVDCWLGGHIRREGWDDWGKDSVWNTVHYGEYGSRGPGAVPGERVAWSKQLQQREAMNFTLEAVFGGDTGWTR, encoded by the coding sequence ATGAAGGAGATTCGGATCAGCAGGACAGGCGGAGGAGATTTCACTTCTGTTCAGGCAGCGGTGGACAGCATCCCGGACGGGAAAGAAGGGCTCACGGTGCTGACGGTCGAAGCTGGAGTGTATTATGAGAAGCTGCGTATTGATAAACCTGATTTGCGGATCACTGGCGAAGGCGAGGTCCGGTTTGTGTATGACGATTATGCGCCGAAGCCGGGCAGTGACGGGAAGCCGATGGGCACATTTGCTTCATGCAGCACTTCTATTACCGGGGACAATATCCGGGTGGATAATATTATTTTTGAAAATACAGCAGGCGGGAGCGGCAAGGTAGGCCAGGCGGTGGCGCTGTATGTCGATGCGGACAAGGCCGTGTTCCGGAACTGTACGTTCCTGGCGGCGCAGGACACGCTCTACTTGGGCAAACCGAAGGAAGAGAAGGTGAACCGGAGCGGGCGGAATTATTTTGAACACTGCCGGATTACCGGGGATATTGATTTTATTTTTGGATCAGCGACTGCATATTTTCATGAATGTGAAATTATCAGCCTGGATCTGGGCAAGGAGATCAACGGTTATGTGACCGCCGCTGCTACGCCTGAAGATAAACACATGGGCTTTGTGTTTCATAAGTGCCGTCTGGTCAGTGACGCTGCAGAGAACAGTGTGTACCTGGGGAGACCGTGGCGCGATTATGCGCGGACAGTATTCGTGGACTGCTGGCTGGGCGGGCATATCCGCCGTGAGGGCTGGGATGACTGGGGCAAAGACAGTGTGTGGAATACCGTGCATTACGGCGAATACGGTTCCCGGGGGCCTGGTGCAGTGCCTGGTGAACGGGTGGCCTGGTCCAAGCAGCTGCAGCAAAGGGAAGCCATGAATTTCACGCTTGAAGCGGTATTCGGCGGAGATACCGGCTGGACGCGCTGA
- a CDS encoding glycoside hydrolase family 88 protein → MGEKWAVRTADTLMERLPRLYEGKGYNGKWSYDYGVILKGFELLWKQTGDRKYYNYIADNMDYFIQEDGSIRGYRQDENNIDHINNGKLLFTLYAETGLEKYKLAADSLREQLRHHPRTSEGAFWHKNIYPYQIWLDGLYMGSPFYLQYLLAFEDGADLGDVTKQFIICEKHTKDPVTGLLFHAWDEKKAQPWCDPQTGLSPNFWGRSMGWYLMALVDVLEMLPEDHADYAELVRILRDTLTALKNFQDAEAGVWYQVVNLGERKGNYLEASASSMIVYAIGKGIRLGVLDASWNTVLNRAYDGLIAEFVLETKEGWVNLNKNCQVAGLGGADQRDGTYAYYISEPIITNDQKGLGAFLQACAEVEQLRAAAGAAGGGGSHAAGV, encoded by the coding sequence ATGGGAGAGAAATGGGCTGTCAGAACGGCGGATACGCTGATGGAGCGCCTGCCGCGGCTGTATGAGGGGAAAGGCTACAACGGTAAATGGTCCTATGATTACGGTGTGATTCTGAAGGGCTTTGAGCTGCTCTGGAAGCAGACCGGCGACCGTAAGTACTATAACTACATCGCGGACAATATGGATTATTTCATTCAGGAGGACGGCAGCATCCGCGGATACCGCCAGGATGAGAATAATATTGATCATATTAATAACGGCAAGCTGCTGTTTACGCTCTATGCGGAGACCGGGCTTGAGAAATACAAGCTGGCGGCGGATTCCCTGCGGGAGCAGCTGCGTCATCATCCGCGGACTTCCGAGGGGGCCTTCTGGCATAAGAACATTTATCCGTACCAGATTTGGCTGGACGGCCTGTATATGGGTTCCCCGTTCTATCTGCAGTATCTGCTGGCTTTTGAAGACGGTGCAGACCTGGGCGATGTGACGAAGCAGTTCATTATATGTGAAAAGCACACCAAAGATCCCGTAACCGGACTGCTGTTCCATGCCTGGGATGAAAAGAAGGCTCAGCCGTGGTGTGATCCGCAAACCGGACTGTCGCCGAATTTCTGGGGCCGCTCCATGGGCTGGTACCTGATGGCCCTGGTTGATGTGCTGGAGATGCTGCCGGAGGATCATGCCGATTATGCTGAGCTGGTACGGATTCTGCGGGATACATTAACCGCCCTGAAGAATTTCCAGGATGCTGAAGCTGGCGTATGGTATCAGGTCGTTAATCTCGGGGAACGCAAAGGCAATTATCTGGAAGCCTCGGCTTCAAGCATGATTGTCTACGCAATTGGCAAGGGAATCCGCCTGGGCGTGCTGGATGCCAGCTGGAATACGGTGCTGAACCGTGCCTACGACGGACTGATTGCCGAATTTGTACTGGAGACCAAGGAAGGCTGGGTCAACCTGAACAAAAACTGCCAGGTCGCCGGACTGGGCGGAGCGGATCAGCGTGACGGCACTTATGCCTATTATATCAGCGAGCCGATTATTACGAATGACCAGAAGGGCCTTGGCGCATTCCTGCAGGCCTGTGCGGAGGTTGAACAATTAAGAGCAGCGGCTGGCGCTGCCGGCGGGGGAGGTTCTCATGCAGCAGGTGTATAA